Proteins from a genomic interval of Desulfovibrio desulfuricans DSM 642:
- the dnaE gene encoding DNA polymerase III subunit alpha: protein MSDFVHLHCHTEYSLLDGAIRIKDLCARAKDFGMPACAITDHGNLFGAAYFYQGCKDYGVKPIFGCEVYVCHDHKDKSTDSPLARRRNHLILLAQNTTGYHNLVKLVTQGYLEGFYYKPRVDKPLLRKYSEGLVCLSACIAGEIPRAILADDMDKALSLTREYADIYPDRFYLELQSNGLPEQTKANNALLELAETTGVPLVATNDCHYLTADDAEAHEVLLCIQTQTTMDDPKRMRFGTHELYYKSIEEMEKPFAHVPEALANTMRIAEQCNVELDFGHHYFPVYKLPEGASLDSEFRRLAEEGLEKRLEKHPDRDTIDVQLYRDRLQYELRVILEMGFPGYFLIVQEFINWAKNHNVPVGPGRGSAAGSLVAWALRITNLDPIPYNLLFERFLNNERVSLPDIDVDFCERRRVEVIKHMVETYGEGSVAQITTFGTMKAKGVVRDVGRALGMSFAETDRIAKLVPADLKMTIKKALEAEPELENIYHSDPKVKHLLDTARRLEGLARHASTHAAGLVVSDKPMEEYLPLYQGKRGELVTQFDGPMTEKAGLVKFDFLGLKTMTLIQDTLDNINLQGNEPPDLDNLPLTDTETYELYARGDTDGVFQVESSGMRQYLRMLKPSCFEDVIAMLALYRPGPLGSGMVDEFIKRKHGQVPVVYPHQSLTDCLRDTYGVIVYQEQVMQIAQIIASYTLGGADLLRRAMGKKKAEAMAKERVNFVTGAEKNNIDKDKANEIFDLMEKFAEYGFNKSHSAAYALISYYTAYLKVHYKVEFMAALLTSEMGNQDKLLKYVSCCKDMGINVVQASVNQSLREFTAHGGKVVFGLGGIKNVGDEAIREIVEARAEGGEFASLFDMCCRVNLRKVTKRVLESLVKGGACDCFGVPRAAMLAAIEIVVARAQKKAKDKTSNQVSLLSMAPVVESAPQPGIGLDCPEASLPEMADDDKLRAEKEALGFFLTSHPLQPFIREIRRLGLTTLEDARELFPGAEIRCAALVVSVKEVLTKSKGERMAFVGIEDLTGHAEVTFFPRTYAECRDLLRSEQPICLVARLDSQADNGDNGDMDEEADEGPREIKLLGQTARSLAEACGQSDTPICVQIPQHRLGREDMLALRNLLEKFPGPVEAHAQVFLDGHVCILHLDNTLKVRPGPDLDKALAAWAS from the coding sequence ATGTCAGATTTTGTCCATCTTCATTGCCATACCGAATACAGCCTGCTTGACGGCGCCATCCGCATCAAGGATCTGTGCGCCCGCGCCAAGGATTTCGGCATGCCCGCCTGCGCCATCACCGACCACGGCAACCTCTTTGGCGCGGCCTATTTTTATCAGGGTTGCAAGGATTACGGCGTCAAACCCATCTTTGGATGCGAGGTTTACGTCTGCCACGACCACAAGGATAAAAGCACGGATTCGCCTTTGGCGCGCCGCCGCAACCACCTGATTCTGCTGGCCCAGAACACCACGGGCTACCACAATCTGGTCAAGCTGGTCACACAGGGCTACCTTGAGGGTTTTTATTACAAACCCCGCGTGGATAAACCCCTGCTGCGCAAGTATTCCGAAGGCCTTGTCTGCCTTTCGGCCTGCATTGCGGGCGAAATCCCCCGCGCCATTCTTGCGGACGACATGGACAAGGCCCTGAGCCTCACGCGGGAATACGCCGATATCTACCCCGACCGTTTTTATCTTGAGTTGCAGTCCAACGGCCTGCCGGAGCAGACCAAGGCCAACAACGCCCTCCTGGAACTGGCGGAAACCACGGGCGTGCCGCTGGTTGCCACTAACGACTGCCACTATCTCACCGCTGACGATGCCGAAGCCCACGAAGTGCTGCTCTGCATTCAGACGCAAACTACCATGGACGACCCCAAGCGCATGCGCTTTGGCACCCATGAGCTGTACTACAAGTCCATCGAAGAGATGGAAAAACCCTTTGCCCACGTGCCCGAAGCCCTGGCCAACACCATGCGCATTGCCGAGCAGTGCAATGTGGAGCTGGACTTCGGCCACCACTACTTCCCTGTGTACAAGCTGCCGGAAGGGGCCAGCCTTGATTCCGAATTTCGGCGGCTGGCAGAAGAAGGGCTGGAAAAACGGCTGGAAAAACACCCCGACAGAGACACCATTGATGTTCAGCTCTACCGGGACCGCTTGCAGTACGAACTGCGTGTTATCCTTGAAATGGGTTTTCCCGGTTACTTCCTCATCGTGCAGGAATTCATCAACTGGGCAAAAAACCACAATGTTCCCGTGGGGCCTGGGCGTGGTTCCGCCGCCGGTTCGCTGGTGGCGTGGGCTTTGCGCATCACCAACCTTGACCCCATCCCCTACAATTTGCTGTTTGAACGCTTTCTGAACAACGAACGCGTCTCCCTGCCCGATATCGACGTGGACTTTTGCGAACGCCGCCGCGTCGAGGTCATCAAGCACATGGTGGAAACCTACGGAGAAGGCTCGGTGGCGCAGATCACCACCTTCGGCACCATGAAGGCCAAGGGCGTTGTGCGCGACGTGGGCCGCGCCCTGGGCATGAGCTTTGCGGAGACTGACCGCATCGCCAAACTGGTGCCCGCCGACCTCAAGATGACCATCAAAAAGGCCCTTGAGGCAGAGCCGGAGCTGGAAAACATTTACCACTCCGACCCCAAGGTCAAACATCTGCTGGACACGGCCCGCCGCCTTGAAGGCCTGGCCCGCCACGCATCCACCCACGCCGCCGGGCTTGTGGTTTCAGACAAGCCCATGGAGGAATACCTCCCCCTGTATCAGGGCAAACGCGGCGAACTTGTGACCCAGTTTGACGGCCCCATGACGGAAAAAGCCGGGCTTGTGAAGTTCGACTTTCTTGGCCTGAAAACCATGACCCTGATTCAGGACACCCTGGACAACATCAACCTTCAGGGCAACGAACCGCCAGACCTCGACAACCTGCCGCTTACCGATACCGAAACCTACGAGCTTTACGCCCGTGGCGACACGGACGGCGTTTTTCAGGTGGAAAGTTCGGGCATGCGGCAGTATCTGCGCATGCTCAAACCCTCGTGCTTTGAAGACGTCATCGCCATGCTGGCCCTGTACCGGCCCGGCCCGCTCGGTTCGGGCATGGTGGACGAATTCATCAAGCGCAAGCACGGGCAGGTGCCCGTTGTGTATCCGCACCAGTCGCTCACCGACTGCCTGCGCGATACCTACGGCGTCATCGTCTATCAGGAACAGGTCATGCAGATCGCCCAGATCATCGCCAGCTATACGCTTGGCGGGGCCGACCTGCTGCGCCGCGCCATGGGCAAAAAGAAAGCCGAAGCCATGGCCAAGGAACGCGTCAACTTTGTTACCGGCGCGGAAAAGAACAACATCGACAAGGACAAGGCCAACGAAATTTTCGACTTGATGGAAAAGTTCGCCGAATACGGCTTCAACAAGTCGCACTCCGCCGCCTATGCCCTCATTTCGTACTACACGGCCTACCTCAAGGTTCACTACAAGGTCGAGTTCATGGCCGCCCTGCTCACCTCGGAAATGGGCAATCAGGACAAACTGCTCAAGTATGTCTCGTGCTGCAAAGACATGGGCATCAATGTGGTGCAGGCCTCTGTAAACCAGAGTCTGCGCGAGTTTACGGCTCATGGCGGAAAGGTGGTCTTTGGCCTTGGCGGCATCAAGAACGTGGGCGATGAAGCCATACGCGAAATTGTGGAAGCCAGGGCCGAAGGCGGCGAATTTGCCTCGCTGTTTGACATGTGCTGCCGGGTAAACCTGCGCAAGGTTACCAAGCGCGTGCTTGAATCGCTGGTCAAAGGCGGCGCGTGCGACTGCTTTGGCGTACCCCGCGCCGCCATGCTGGCTGCCATTGAAATTGTGGTTGCCCGCGCGCAGAAAAAGGCCAAGGACAAAACATCCAATCAGGTTTCGCTGCTCTCCATGGCTCCGGTTGTGGAAAGCGCACCCCAGCCCGGCATAGGCCTTGACTGCCCCGAAGCCTCGTTGCCCGAAATGGCGGACGATGACAAACTGCGGGCAGAAAAGGAAGCCCTGGGCTTCTTTTTGACCAGCCACCCGCTCCAGCCATTCATACGCGAAATTCGCCGCCTGGGGCTCACTACGCTGGAAGACGCGCGCGAACTGTTCCCCGGTGCGGAAATCCGCTGCGCGGCGCTGGTGGTCAGCGTCAAGGAAGTGCTGACAAAGTCCAAGGGCGAGCGCATGGCCTTTGTGGGTATTGAAGACCTCACAGGCCACGCCGAAGTGACATTTTTTCCACGCACTTACGCCGAATGCCGCGATCTTTTACGTTCAGAACAGCCCATCTGCCTGGTGGCGCGCCTCGACAGTCAGGCAGACAACGGCGACAACGGCGATATGGATGAAGAAGCTGACGAAGGCCCGCGCGAAATCAAGCTGCTGGGCCAGACCGCCCGCTCGCTGGCCGAAGCCTGCGGGCAAAGCGACACCCCCATATGCGTGCAGATACCGCAGCACCGCCTTGGGCGCGAAGACATGCTGGCTCTGCGCAACCTTCTGGAAAAATTCCCCGGCCCGGTGGAAGCGCATGCCCAGGTTTTTCTTGATGGGCACGTGTGCATCCTGCACCTCGACAACACTCTGAAAGTACGCCCCGGGCCGGATCTGGATAAAGCTCTTGCCGCCTGGGCTTCATAA
- a CDS encoding metallophosphoesterase, translated as MFRFFLVTGIGLAIINGWISWWLWRALSGTGWLRIILCILVLALGAAFPLLYKGHGDTLAHVWVLRAGAFWMGVAFYAFALVLIADIWGLGARLFGAMPPVTPRWGAVLLVMGLPLLLGVGSWFNAAFPVLRHYDITVRTQGPVVPSAYVDKPLKLGVITDIHLGRLLTAGRLGRAIELLAPEQPDAILYVGDIIDDHIKLDAQATAAALAVAQPRLGHWAVPGNHEYISGSIDKSLDFLRAVGMQVLRDQWAVVDNRFVLAGRDDLSKAGFTGIQRGSMEEILADLPEQYRGLPLVVMDHQPAALDEARNAGAALVLSGHTHNGQLWPFNFVTELRYENPLGLLTKGNFHSIVSAGTGTWGPPLRTTGRAEVLLVTVHFASADNAAP; from the coding sequence ATGTTCCGATTTTTTCTGGTAACAGGCATCGGCCTGGCCATTATCAACGGCTGGATATCCTGGTGGCTTTGGCGCGCGCTTTCCGGCACGGGCTGGCTGCGCATAATCCTCTGCATCCTTGTGCTCGCTCTGGGCGCGGCCTTTCCCCTGCTCTACAAGGGGCATGGCGATACCCTTGCCCATGTGTGGGTACTGCGGGCCGGGGCATTCTGGATGGGCGTGGCCTTCTACGCCTTTGCGCTTGTGTTGATTGCCGACATCTGGGGCCTTGGCGCACGTTTATTTGGCGCAATGCCGCCCGTCACACCACGCTGGGGCGCAGTGCTGCTGGTTATGGGCCTGCCCCTGCTGCTGGGGGTGGGCAGCTGGTTCAACGCGGCCTTTCCCGTGCTTCGGCACTACGACATCACTGTGCGTACGCAAGGCCCCGTCGTACCCAGCGCCTACGTGGACAAGCCACTGAAACTGGGCGTTATTACCGACATACATCTGGGCCGCCTCCTCACCGCAGGGCGGCTGGGCAGAGCCATCGAACTGCTGGCCCCGGAGCAGCCGGACGCAATCCTCTATGTGGGCGACATCATTGACGACCATATAAAACTGGATGCGCAAGCCACCGCCGCAGCGCTTGCCGTGGCCCAGCCGCGTCTTGGGCATTGGGCTGTGCCGGGCAACCACGAGTATATCTCTGGTTCCATCGATAAAAGTCTGGATTTTCTGCGCGCTGTGGGCATGCAGGTGTTGCGCGACCAGTGGGCCGTGGTGGACAACAGATTTGTGCTTGCTGGCAGGGACGATTTGAGCAAAGCCGGTTTTACGGGCATCCAGCGGGGCAGCATGGAGGAGATTCTGGCCGACCTGCCAGAACAGTACCGCGGCCTGCCCCTTGTGGTCATGGATCACCAGCCTGCCGCCCTTGACGAAGCGCGCAATGCAGGCGCTGCGCTCGTGCTGTCAGGCCACACGCACAACGGGCAGCTGTGGCCCTTTAACTTTGTGACGGAACTGAGATACGAAAACCCGCTGGGCTTGCTGACAAAAGGCAACTTCCACTCTATCGTCAGCGCTGGCACAGGCACATGGGGGCCGCCCCTGCGTACTACGGGCCGCGCCGAGGTTTTGCTGGTTACGGTGCATTTTGCTTCTGCGGACAATGCCGCTCCATAG
- a CDS encoding radical SAM protein yields MEAYTRHIASVAQEVQKQNPKVCAGCPDLVPLSHSVCVPKLRFAVLSLNHHRHICNCRCVYCDLWKPGQHPRPIAILPAIQSLYEQDALEKNCAVSWGGGESTLLPDFEATGRWLREHDYFQYVHTNALRHSVWIDEMLSTGGGKINISLDSGNAAAYARVKGGDWWNDVMASMEKYFVAAITPEQIDIKYIIFEENNKIADVEQFFQICRRFGIVNVQLSFNFLEVNAGTVSEHSITAAAYFMHRAQELALACELFFVDAPLRERIDRARSKFFQ; encoded by the coding sequence ATGGAGGCATATACCCGCCATATCGCCAGCGTTGCGCAGGAAGTGCAGAAGCAGAATCCCAAGGTATGCGCGGGCTGCCCAGATCTTGTTCCCCTTTCGCATTCTGTCTGTGTGCCCAAGCTGCGATTTGCCGTTCTTTCCCTGAATCACCACAGACACATCTGCAACTGCCGCTGCGTCTACTGCGACCTGTGGAAGCCTGGACAGCACCCGCGCCCCATTGCCATTCTCCCCGCCATACAGAGCCTGTATGAGCAGGACGCACTGGAAAAAAACTGCGCCGTAAGCTGGGGCGGTGGAGAATCTACCCTGTTGCCTGATTTTGAAGCCACAGGCCGCTGGCTGCGCGAGCATGACTACTTTCAGTACGTGCATACCAATGCGCTGCGGCATTCTGTCTGGATTGACGAAATGCTTTCCACCGGCGGCGGCAAAATCAACATCAGTCTTGATTCCGGCAATGCCGCAGCCTATGCCCGGGTTAAGGGCGGCGACTGGTGGAATGACGTGATGGCTTCGATGGAAAAGTATTTTGTTGCAGCAATCACGCCAGAACAAATTGATATCAAATACATAATTTTTGAAGAAAATAACAAGATCGCCGACGTGGAGCAGTTTTTCCAGATCTGCCGCCGCTTCGGCATAGTGAATGTACAGTTGTCCTTTAATTTTCTGGAAGTAAATGCTGGCACTGTCAGTGAGCATTCCATTACCGCAGCCGCGTATTTTATGCACCGGGCGCAGGAACTGGCTCTTGCTTGCGAGCTGTTTTTTGTGGATGCACCGCTGCGTGAACGCATTGACCGCGCACGCAGCAAATTTTTTCAGTAG
- a CDS encoding DUF1848 domain-containing protein: MKWRTVQITTASGQANNAVAPEIIAASRATDIPAFYAPWFINRLRAGYARWINPFNNRPQFVSFANTRVVVFWSKNPRPLLPLLPEVEARGLAWYLEFTLNDYEAEGWEPNLPPLAQRIDTFRRFADATGPERVVWRFDPLMLAGQLAQNPDGYHVLLDKMARIGKALKGCTRKLVFSFADIADYRKVRENLRRAGLAWRDFTQAEMQAVAAGVAALAAEMGVEPCTCGEKVDLSAWGISHNRCTDPELILRLTNRHPDMLRLFGIAPQQQLGLPLKMPSAANLASAAHEYPRDTGQRAVCLCVPCKDVGQYDTCPHGCVYCYANTSPSVAARNFRRHDPEGESIFAEPERPA; the protein is encoded by the coding sequence ATGAAGTGGCGCACAGTACAGATAACCACCGCATCGGGGCAGGCAAACAACGCTGTTGCTCCTGAGATCATTGCGGCCAGCCGGGCAACGGATATTCCGGCTTTTTACGCGCCCTGGTTTATCAACAGGTTGCGCGCCGGATACGCCCGCTGGATCAATCCCTTCAACAATCGGCCCCAGTTTGTGTCCTTTGCCAACACGCGGGTTGTCGTGTTCTGGAGCAAAAATCCGCGGCCTTTGCTGCCCTTGCTGCCGGAGGTGGAGGCGCGGGGACTCGCCTGGTATCTGGAATTTACGCTCAATGATTATGAGGCTGAAGGCTGGGAACCCAATCTGCCGCCGCTTGCCCAACGTATCGACACCTTTCGCCGTTTTGCGGACGCGACAGGGCCGGAAAGGGTTGTGTGGCGCTTTGACCCCCTGATGCTGGCCGGGCAACTGGCGCAAAATCCTGACGGCTACCATGTGTTGCTGGACAAAATGGCCCGCATCGGCAAAGCCCTGAAAGGCTGTACCCGCAAGCTGGTGTTCAGCTTTGCCGATATTGCCGACTACCGCAAGGTGCGGGAAAATCTGCGCAGGGCGGGCCTTGCCTGGCGTGATTTTACACAGGCGGAGATGCAGGCCGTGGCAGCGGGGGTGGCCGCTCTTGCTGCGGAAATGGGCGTGGAACCCTGCACCTGCGGCGAAAAGGTCGACCTCTCGGCATGGGGCATCAGCCATAACCGCTGCACCGACCCGGAGCTTATCCTCCGGCTCACCAACAGACACCCGGACATGTTGCGCCTCTTTGGTATTGCGCCGCAGCAACAACTGGGCCTGCCCCTGAAAATGCCCTCGGCCGCGAACCTTGCCAGCGCTGCACATGAGTACCCGCGCGACACAGGCCAGCGGGCGGTGTGCCTGTGCGTACCCTGCAAAGATGTGGGCCAGTACGACACCTGCCCCCACGGCTGCGTTTACTGCTACGCCAATACCTCGCCCTCCGTGGCGGCCCGGAATTTCCGGCGGCATGACCCGGAGGGCGAGAGCATTTTTGCAGAACCGGAACGGCCCGCCTGA
- the queD gene encoding 6-carboxytetrahydropterin synthase QueD codes for MTKGAFWRLTVRDDFSAGHALRHYEGKCERMHGHNFAVELTVQGQRLTPDTEMLLDFKTLKSGLKTVLDALDHRLLNETPPFDVMNPSSENLARHIWRGMAELLATHDDPQARQVRLYSVTVSEKAAQSATYMEVDD; via the coding sequence ATGACAAAGGGCGCTTTCTGGCGGCTGACCGTGCGGGACGATTTTTCTGCTGGTCATGCCCTGCGGCATTACGAGGGCAAGTGCGAGCGCATGCACGGCCACAATTTTGCGGTGGAACTGACCGTGCAGGGGCAGCGCCTGACCCCGGACACTGAAATGCTGCTTGATTTCAAAACGCTCAAAAGCGGTCTTAAAACCGTGCTTGACGCGCTCGACCACCGCCTGCTCAACGAAACGCCGCCCTTTGACGTCATGAATCCTTCGTCAGAAAACCTTGCCCGGCATATCTGGCGGGGCATGGCAGAACTGCTGGCAACACATGACGATCCTCAGGCCCGGCAAGTGCGGCTTTACAGCGTCACAGTGTCTGAAAAAGCCGCGCAAAGCGCCACCTACATGGAAGTAGACGACTGA
- a CDS encoding WcbI family polysaccharide biosynthesis putative acetyltransferase, giving the protein MAHPKNTAPLTPKTDGTSMTKALCLLHANCQGDALRPLLENTQAFASRFYIRQYVNYTRQSIADSDIERCELFLYQRLAPKWGDLSTEQMLPRLPQHCQSIEIPNLFFKGYWPFWSRDERINFADSLLETLLQRVTPQEALTLYLRGAASLLGDADALNAQAEESLAREEAKEADAPIRCAPLLRERWRDEQMFITVNHPGRELLFHMADSLLRLLGLGALPPSTRGTYVHPLEDFWLPIHPAVGSALRLPFASADKHWPIFHSQLTHREYTLCYMACRANNVPDFLTFLKNLSPDALRLAARDMTD; this is encoded by the coding sequence TTGGCGCACCCCAAGAATACGGCCCCCCTCACACCCAAGACAGACGGAACCAGCATGACCAAGGCTCTGTGTCTTCTGCACGCCAACTGCCAGGGCGATGCCCTGCGCCCCCTGCTGGAAAACACCCAGGCCTTTGCCAGCCGGTTTTATATCCGCCAGTATGTGAACTATACGCGGCAAAGTATTGCAGACAGCGATATTGAACGCTGCGAGCTTTTTCTCTACCAGCGCCTTGCACCCAAATGGGGCGACCTTTCCACAGAACAGATGCTGCCGCGCCTGCCGCAGCACTGCCAGTCCATTGAGATTCCCAACCTGTTTTTCAAGGGTTACTGGCCCTTCTGGTCCCGCGATGAACGCATCAACTTTGCCGACAGCCTGCTGGAGACGCTGCTGCAAAGGGTCACGCCGCAAGAGGCGCTGACCCTCTATCTGCGCGGCGCAGCCTCGCTGCTGGGCGATGCGGACGCGCTCAACGCGCAGGCTGAAGAATCGCTGGCGCGCGAGGAAGCCAAGGAGGCCGATGCCCCCATACGTTGCGCGCCGCTGCTGCGCGAGCGCTGGCGTGATGAACAGATGTTCATTACGGTCAACCACCCAGGCCGCGAACTGCTGTTCCACATGGCGGACAGCCTGCTGCGCCTGCTGGGCCTTGGCGCTCTGCCCCCCTCCACACGCGGGACATATGTTCACCCACTTGAAGATTTCTGGCTGCCCATCCATCCGGCGGTGGGGAGCGCGCTGCGTCTGCCCTTTGCCAGCGCGGACAAACACTGGCCCATCTTCCACTCGCAGCTCACGCACAGGGAATATACCCTGTGCTACATGGCCTGCCGCGCAAACAATGTGCCTGACTTTCTGACCTTTCTAAAAAACCTCTCGCCGGACGCCTTGCGGCTGGCCGCAAGAGATATGACAGACTGA
- a CDS encoding flavodoxin family protein produces MKVLMLNGSPHPKGCTFTALSTVAAQLEKNGLETQMLQLGTKPIQCCIGCGKCKDTGHCVFNADHVNEAIDLLREADGFVVGSPVYYAGPNGGVCSFLDRMFYGKSLHYAFKPASAVVSCRRGGASASFDRLNKYFTIARMPVVSSQYWNAVHGNTPEQVMQDKEGLQIMRTLGDNMAWLLKCIAAGKAAGVATPTPEPWDPTNFIR; encoded by the coding sequence ATGAAGGTACTCATGCTCAACGGCAGCCCTCATCCCAAGGGCTGTACCTTTACCGCCCTGTCCACGGTTGCGGCGCAGCTGGAAAAAAACGGCCTTGAAACGCAGATGCTCCAGTTGGGCACAAAGCCCATACAGTGCTGTATCGGCTGCGGCAAGTGCAAGGATACCGGACATTGCGTGTTCAATGCCGACCACGTTAACGAGGCCATTGACCTGCTGCGCGAGGCAGACGGCTTTGTTGTGGGTTCTCCTGTTTACTACGCCGGCCCCAATGGCGGCGTGTGCTCCTTTCTTGACCGCATGTTCTATGGCAAGTCCCTCCACTATGCCTTCAAGCCCGCCTCCGCTGTTGTGAGCTGCCGCCGTGGCGGGGCCAGCGCATCCTTTGACCGGCTGAACAAGTACTTTACCATCGCGCGCATGCCCGTGGTTTCTTCCCAGTACTGGAACGCCGTACACGGCAATACGCCGGAGCAGGTAATGCAGGACAAGGAAGGCTTGCAGATCATGCGCACCCTTGGCGACAACATGGCGTGGCTGCTCAAGTGCATCGCCGCTGGCAAGGCCGCTGGCGTGGCAACCCCAACCCCGGAACCGTGGGATCCCACAAACTTTATTCGCTAA
- a CDS encoding SLC13 family permease — MLLAIVLFAGHEAFAASSLGIKLPEDPTKAYITLGILLVAAVMFFTEVVPLPITALLVPVALSLTNVVSSKVAFGYFGDPTVVLFMAMFIVGEATFITGFADKVGGLAVKLSKGNPVKLIVYTMAAIGLLSTVLSNTGTTVVAVPMVLGMCIKAKLAPGKVLMPVAFASSLGGTVTLVGTPPNGIINSMLAQTGQSPFGFFEFGLIGMPLLVVGLLYYAVIGHKFLPEKLHDDSEDDIEVDAKIRREHKMWHSVLIFAFVVAMMASELMPLTTAAVLGACLMVISGCMTMREAFRSVDWTTIFLFAGMLSMSAAMDKSGAAAIVANAVVSTVNDPWMLMFVCCALTAAITNFMSNTATAALMAPLALPIALASGISPLPIAMGIAMSASCCFLTPIATPPNTIVLGPGRYSFMDYVKAGWPLQLISLIMCWLLIPLIWPFH, encoded by the coding sequence ATGCTGCTTGCGATTGTTCTTTTTGCCGGACATGAGGCCTTTGCAGCTTCCAGTCTTGGCATCAAGCTACCAGAAGACCCCACCAAGGCATACATCACCCTGGGCATCCTGCTGGTTGCCGCGGTGATGTTTTTTACGGAAGTTGTCCCCCTGCCCATCACGGCCCTGCTTGTGCCGGTGGCTCTGTCTCTCACAAATGTGGTTTCGTCCAAGGTTGCTTTTGGCTACTTTGGCGACCCCACCGTTGTGCTCTTCATGGCCATGTTCATTGTGGGCGAAGCCACGTTTATAACCGGATTTGCAGACAAGGTGGGCGGCCTGGCCGTCAAGCTTTCCAAGGGCAATCCGGTTAAACTCATCGTATACACCATGGCGGCCATCGGCCTGCTTTCAACCGTGCTTTCCAACACCGGCACCACAGTTGTGGCCGTGCCCATGGTGCTTGGCATGTGCATCAAGGCCAAACTTGCACCCGGCAAGGTGCTTATGCCCGTTGCCTTTGCCTCGTCACTGGGCGGCACGGTAACGCTTGTAGGCACGCCGCCCAACGGCATTATCAACTCCATGCTTGCCCAGACAGGGCAAAGCCCCTTTGGATTTTTTGAATTCGGCCTTATCGGCATGCCCTTGCTGGTCGTCGGCCTGCTCTATTACGCAGTTATAGGCCACAAGTTTTTGCCGGAAAAACTGCATGACGACAGCGAAGACGACATTGAAGTTGACGCCAAGATCCGCCGCGAGCACAAGATGTGGCATTCCGTGCTGATTTTTGCCTTTGTGGTCGCCATGATGGCCAGTGAACTTATGCCCTTGACCACCGCCGCCGTTTTGGGCGCCTGCCTTATGGTCATTTCAGGCTGCATGACCATGCGTGAAGCCTTCCGCAGCGTTGACTGGACAACAATTTTTCTGTTCGCGGGCATGCTTTCCATGTCGGCCGCCATGGACAAGTCCGGCGCAGCCGCCATTGTGGCTAACGCCGTGGTGAGCACGGTCAATGACCCGTGGATGCTCATGTTTGTGTGCTGCGCCCTCACCGCCGCCATCACCAACTTCATGTCCAATACCGCCACTGCGGCCCTCATGGCCCCGCTGGCTCTGCCCATCGCCCTTGCCAGCGGCATTTCGCCCCTGCCCATCGCCATGGGCATTGCCATGTCGGCCTCATGCTGCTTCCTGACGCCCATTGCCACCCCGCCCAACACCATCGTGCTTGGCCCCGGCAGATACAGCTTCATGGATTATGTCAAGGCTGGCTGGCCTTTGCAGTTGATTTCGCTCATTATGTGCTGGCTGCTTATCCCGCTGATCTGGCCTTTCCATTGA
- a CDS encoding fumarate hydratase, whose amino-acid sequence MKEINVEDIARAVADLAVRACCRLPQDMVDGMRRAHEAEPSPVGKNILEQLLENAAIAASDGIPICQDTGLAVVFADVGQDVRIVGGAFEGAVNEGVRRGYVDGYLRKSCVAEPLFDRKNTRDNTPAVIHTRLVPGDSLRLRLAPKGAGSENKSVVKMLVPADGIEGVRKVVLDAVLAAGPNSCPPMVVGVGLGGTMEMAAICAKRAAARDLESRNHDPRYAAFEEELLELINKTGIGPQGLGGLTTALKVHVEWAPTHIASLPVAVNINCHAARHAEVTL is encoded by the coding sequence ATGAAGGAAATCAATGTTGAGGACATAGCGCGCGCCGTTGCCGACCTTGCAGTGCGCGCCTGCTGCCGCCTGCCGCAGGATATGGTGGACGGCATGCGCAGGGCGCACGAGGCGGAACCCTCGCCCGTGGGTAAAAACATTCTTGAGCAACTGCTGGAAAATGCGGCAATCGCGGCAAGCGATGGCATCCCCATTTGTCAGGATACCGGCCTTGCCGTGGTTTTTGCCGATGTAGGGCAGGATGTGCGCATTGTGGGGGGCGCGTTTGAAGGCGCCGTCAATGAGGGCGTGCGCCGAGGTTATGTGGATGGTTACCTGCGCAAATCCTGTGTGGCGGAGCCATTGTTTGATCGCAAAAATACGCGCGACAACACCCCTGCAGTCATCCACACCCGTCTTGTGCCCGGCGATTCGCTGCGCCTGCGCCTGGCCCCCAAGGGGGCAGGCTCTGAAAACAAGAGCGTGGTCAAAATGCTCGTGCCCGCTGACGGCATTGAAGGCGTGCGCAAGGTGGTGCTGGATGCCGTGCTGGCAGCAGGGCCCAATTCATGTCCGCCCATGGTGGTGGGCGTTGGCCTTGGCGGCACCATGGAAATGGCCGCCATCTGCGCCAAGCGCGCCGCCGCCCGCGACCTTGAAAGCCGCAACCACGATCCGCGCTACGCTGCCTTTGAAGAAGAACTGCTTGAGCTTATCAACAAGACCGGCATCGGGCCTCAGGGCCTTGGCGGGCTGACTACGGCGCTGAAAGTGCATGTGGAGTGGGCGCCCACCCACATTGCCTCCCTGCCTGTGGCCGTGAACATCAACTGCCACGCGGCGCGCCACGCCGAAGTTACGCTGTAG